Below is a genomic region from Longimicrobium sp..
AAGCGCCGGACGACTCGGTAGCGGCGAGCGTGGTGATGCCGGAGCGCACCGCCTCGACCATCGTCCAGCGCGCGGCGGCGTGGAAGTCGGCCTCGGTGAGCGCGGCGCGCTTGGAGCCGACCAGGCGCAGGATCCAGTCGCGGAAGTTCAGGTCTTCGAGCGCGCCGCGGTACATGGCGAGCTCGGGATGGGCGTGCACGTTCACCAGCCCGGGCATCAGCGCGACCGGCCCCAGGTCTTCGATCACCGCCCCCTCGGGCGGCTCGATGGCCAGCCGCGGGCCCACGGCGGCGATGCGGCCATCGGTGCCCACCAGCACGGCACCGTCGCGGATGGGCGCGGCGCACACGGGAAGCACCCAGTCGGCGCGGTACAGGGTCAGCGGCAGGTCCGGCATCGGGCTCGGTTCGGGTCGCTGCTCAGTGCGCTCGTCAGCACACGCGAAATCGTCGGAGTGTGGACAGGAAGCGATGCAACAAGCAGGCGCGGGGCCCCCCTCCCCCGGCCCCGCCCCCGGCCCCTCCCCCGCAAACAGCGCGGGAGAGGGGGGAACTGCATGCCAGATGAGGCTGGCCGCCGGTGCACGCCTCGGGTGGGCCACTCCCCCGGCCCTCCCCCGGCAAACTACGCCGGGAGAGGGGGGAACTTCGGGTGCAGGGCGACGGGCTGCCTCGCGTGCCTCTGGGAGCCCCCTCCCCCCAGCCCGCCCCCCAGCCCCCTTCCCCCGCTGCGCAGGGGAGGGGGAGACCTGAACTGCGCCTCGGCTGGGCTCGTGCACGTTCCCGGCGGATGCAGTCCGCGAAGGCGGACTTCGGGCCGTTGTTGCCGCGACTTCAGTCGCCGAGCGAGGCCGCCCCCAACGCGAGAACCCGGCCCAACGAGGACCGGGTTCCCTGCTTCCGCACTAACGCACTAACGCACTTCCCTACACCCCGGCGAGCGTATCCGCCTCGTCCAGGTAGTAGTCCAGCCCCAGGTGCGTGATCTGGTCCTCGCCCATCATCCAGCGCAGCGTGTTCTTCAGCTTCATCTGCTGGATGAACAGGTCGTGCTCCGGATACAATCCCTCGCCGTGCATGGGGCTCTTGAAGTAGAACGAGAGCCACTCCTGGATGCCGCCCATCCCCGCCCGCGACGCCAGGTCCAGGAACAGCGCCAGGTCCAGCACGATGGGCGCCGCCAGGATGCTGTCGCGGCAGAGGAAATCGACCTTGATCTGCATCGGGTAGTCCAGCCACCCGCGGATGTCGATGTTGTCCCACCCCTCCTTGGCGTCGCCGCGCGGAGGATAGTAGTTGATCCGCACCACGTGGCTGAACTTGCCGTACAGCTCGGGATAGGTGACGGGCTGAAGGATGTGCTCCAGCACCGAGAGCTTGCTCTCCTCCTTGGTGCGGAACGACTGGGGGTCGTCCAGCACCTCGCCGTCGCGGTTGCCCAGGATGTTGGTGCTGAACCAGCCGTCCAGCCCCAGCATCCGCGCCTTGAGACCCGGCGCGATGATGGTCTTCAGCAGCGTCTGGCCGGTCTTGAAGTCCTTGCCCGCGATGGGCACGCCCCGCTCCTCGGCCAGCTCCTGCAGCGCCGGGATGTCGACCGACAGGTTGGGTGCGCCGTTGGCGTACGGCACGCCCTCCATCAGCGCGGCGTAGGCGTACAGCATGGAGGGGGCGATCTCCACGTGGTTCTCGTCGATCGCCCGCTCGAAGGCCTCCAGCGTCTGGTGCACGGCGCCGGGGACGATGTACACCTCGGTGCTGCCGCACCACACCATTACCAGGCGGTCGCAGTCGTTGCGCGCCTTGAACGAGCGGATGTCGTCGCGAAGGCTTTCCACCCAGTCGCGCTTGCTGCTGCCCGGCTTGATGTTGGTGCCCTGCAGCTTCTTGACGTAGCTCTGGTCGAAGACGGCCTGCATGGGCTCGATGCCCATCAGGAAGTCGGAGATGGGCTCGATGTGCTCGTGCTTGTTGAGCACGCCGCACACCATGGCGCTCTCGTACGCGTTGGCCGGGAACGGGTCCCAGGCGCCGAACACGATGTCGTCCAGCCCGGCCAGGGGAACGAACTCGGAGATGGCGGGCGCGCGGTGCTCCGTGCGCTTGCCCAGGCGAATGGTGCCCAGCTGCGTAAGGCTGCCGATGGGGCGCGCCATGCCGCGGCGCACCAGCTCCACCCCCGCGATGAAGGTGGTGGACACGGCTCCCAGCCCGGGGAGCAGGATCCCCAGGCGCCCGTCGGCGGGCCGCGGCGTGTACTGTTCGTTCCGCACGGTCAAACAGACCCTTTCAAACTGGTGTCTTGGCCCTACGGCCGCGCCGCCGGGGCGGCGTTGGTGTACTTGTAAACCCAGTAGACCCGGTACAGCGCCGTCAGGTTGGTGAGCGCCGCCATGGCCAGCATCACCCAGGTGAGCACCACGCCGCTGCGCCAGCTTCCAAAGAACAGCGTGGCGATTCCAAGTAGCAGGATTCGCTCCGCGCGCTGCATCAATCCCACCCGGCAGTCGATCCCCAGCCCCTCGGCGCGGGCGCGGGTGTACGAAACCAGCAGCGACCCGGCGATCGCGGCCGCCACCACGTACACCATCCACCATACGCCCAGGGTGGGCCGGTCGCCCACGTACAGCGACATCACCCCCATCAGCACCACCACTTCCGACACGCGGTCCAGGGTGGAGTCGTAGAACGAGCCGAAGAGGGTGGACATCGACCGCCGGCGCGCGATGTAGCCGTCGACGATGTCGAAGAACCCGCCCAGCAGCACCAGCAGCCCGCCCAGCTGCAGGTGCCCGAAGAAGTAGGCGATCCCCGCCCCGGCCGTCACCACGAAGCCGATGGTGGTGGCGCCGTTGGGTGTGAGCCCCGTGCGGACGAACAGGTCCATCACCGGCTGCAGCAGCCGGGTTCCCTGGTCGCGCAGCGCGCTGGGCTGAAGCTTCATGGGGCGGAGTGTGGGGGCTCAGGCCAGGATGATACGGCTCTGCTCGCCCGCCTGGATGCCCTTTTCGATTTCCTCGTTCACCCGCGCCATCAATTGGTCCAGGTTGGCGCGCGCCGCCTCGAACGCCTGGTACGCGGGGATGGCCTGCACCTCGCCCACCAGCCGCTCGTACTCATCCTGCTCCTCCAGCGGGGGCTCGCTGCCGCCCTGCATGGCGCGCGCGAACCCGGCCTCCAACTGCTGAAGCCGGTTGAGGCGCGTTACGGCCTCGCGGTCGTTCTGCAGGATTTCACTGGCGCGCTTCATGGCGCCGTATTCGCTGCTGTGCGCGATCTGCCTGCCTACTTCGCGCGCCCGTTCCCAGATCGGTTCCATCCAAACGTCCTTGTCATAGTCGCTCGGCGAGCACGAAGCGGTCGCGCCCCGCCAGGTCCTGCTTCAACCGCGCCGCGTTGAAGGCGCCTGTCCGCTCGATCAGCTGCGCCACGGCGGCGCCCTGCCCCGCCCCGATCTCCAGCGCCAGCAGCCCGCCGGGGCGCAGATGATCGGGTGCCTGCGCCACGAGGCGGCGGATGACGTCCAGCCCGCCCACCCCGGCGAAGAGCGCCGCCTGCGGCTCCCAGTCCACCACCTCGGCATCCAGCGCGGGGCGCTCCTCTTCGCCGATGTAGGGCGGATTGGAGACGACCACGTCGAACGCCTCGCCGCGGACCGGCTCGAACAGGTCGCCCGCCCGGAAATCCACGGGTGTCGAAGGTGCGGCGAACTCGTGGTTGGCGCGCGCCGCGGCCAGCGTGTCTTCGCGAAGATCGGTGGCCACCACCCGGGCGAACGGGCCTTCCGTCGCCAGGGCCAGGGCGATGGCGCCGGAGCCGGTGCCCAGGTCCATCGCCTCCAGCCCATCGCGTCCGGCCGTCCAGTCCAGCACCTCCTGAACGAGGCGCTCCGTCTCGGGCCGGGGGATCAGCACGCGGGGGTCCACCTTGAGCACAAGCTCACGAAACGCGGCTGTTCCGTCAATGTACTGCAACGGCTCGCGGCGCGCACGCCTGCGCAGGCGGGCCTTGAACTCGGCCAGCTCCTCGGGGCTGAGCGGGCGGTCGTACTGAAGGTACAGGTCCAGCCGCTTGAGCCCCAGCATGCCGGCCAGCAGCAGCTCGGCGTTCAGCCGGGGGTTGTGGAAGCCCTTGCCGCCCAGGTACTCCGCCGTCCAGCGGAGCATCTCCACGAGGGTCCAGCGCTTGGTCTCGGTCTGCAAGGCCGTTCGCCTCGGTGTGCGGCACGGAAAAGCGCCGCGGACCCATCGGGGCCCGCGGCGCGCAAACTCGTGCGTTTCCATCGCCCCGTCAATGCGGCGCGCCGGCTCCCGTCAGGCCGCGCGGTCCTCACGCTCTTCCTGCGAGGCCAGCTTCAGGTTCTCGATCACCTCGTCGATGGCGCCGTCCAGGAACTGCTGCAGCGCGTGCGTGGTGAAGCCGATGCGGTGGTCGGTGATCCGGCTCTGGGGATAGTTGTAGGTGCGGATCTTGGCCGAGCGGTCGCCCGTGCCGACCTGGGACTTGCGGTCGCGGGCGCGGGCTGATTCCTGCTCGGCGATGCGCATGTCCAGCAGGCGCGAGCGAAGCACGCCCATCGCCTTGTCCTTGTTCTTGTGCTGCGACTTCTCGTCCTGGCAGGTGACCACCAGGCCAGTCGGCAGATGCGTGATGCGCACGGCGGAGTCCGTGGTGTTCACCGACTGGCCACCGGGCCCCGAGCTGCGGTAGACGTCGATCTTCAGCTCGTTGGGGTTGATCTGCACGTCCACCTCTTCCGCCTCGGGCAGCACGGCCACGGTGGCGGCCGAG
It encodes:
- a CDS encoding amidohydrolase family protein, with amino-acid sequence MPDLPLTLYRADWVLPVCAAPIRDGAVLVGTDGRIAAVGPRLAIEPPEGAVIEDLGPVALMPGLVNVHAHPELAMYRGALEDLNFRDWILRLVGSKRAALTEADFHAAARWTMVEAVRSGITTLAATESSGA
- a CDS encoding inositol-3-phosphate synthase — its product is MRNEQYTPRPADGRLGILLPGLGAVSTTFIAGVELVRRGMARPIGSLTQLGTIRLGKRTEHRAPAISEFVPLAGLDDIVFGAWDPFPANAYESAMVCGVLNKHEHIEPISDFLMGIEPMQAVFDQSYVKKLQGTNIKPGSSKRDWVESLRDDIRSFKARNDCDRLVMVWCGSTEVYIVPGAVHQTLEAFERAIDENHVEIAPSMLYAYAALMEGVPYANGAPNLSVDIPALQELAEERGVPIAGKDFKTGQTLLKTIIAPGLKARMLGLDGWFSTNILGNRDGEVLDDPQSFRTKEESKLSVLEHILQPVTYPELYGKFSHVVRINYYPPRGDAKEGWDNIDIRGWLDYPMQIKVDFLCRDSILAAPIVLDLALFLDLASRAGMGGIQEWLSFYFKSPMHGEGLYPEHDLFIQQMKLKNTLRWMMGEDQITHLGLDYYLDEADTLAGV
- the prmC gene encoding peptide chain release factor N(5)-glutamine methyltransferase; the encoded protein is MQTETKRWTLVEMLRWTAEYLGGKGFHNPRLNAELLLAGMLGLKRLDLYLQYDRPLSPEELAEFKARLRRRARREPLQYIDGTAAFRELVLKVDPRVLIPRPETERLVQEVLDWTAGRDGLEAMDLGTGSGAIALALATEGPFARVVATDLREDTLAAARANHEFAAPSTPVDFRAGDLFEPVRGEAFDVVVSNPPYIGEEERPALDAEVVDWEPQAALFAGVGGLDVIRRLVAQAPDHLRPGGLLALEIGAGQGAAVAQLIERTGAFNAARLKQDLAGRDRFVLAERL
- a CDS encoding CDP-alcohol phosphatidyltransferase family protein — translated: MKLQPSALRDQGTRLLQPVMDLFVRTGLTPNGATTIGFVVTAGAGIAYFFGHLQLGGLLVLLGGFFDIVDGYIARRRSMSTLFGSFYDSTLDRVSEVVVLMGVMSLYVGDRPTLGVWWMVYVVAAAIAGSLLVSYTRARAEGLGIDCRVGLMQRAERILLLGIATLFFGSWRSGVVLTWVMLAMAALTNLTALYRVYWVYKYTNAAPAARP
- a CDS encoding YlbF family regulator, encoding MEPIWERAREVGRQIAHSSEYGAMKRASEILQNDREAVTRLNRLQQLEAGFARAMQGGSEPPLEEQDEYERLVGEVQAIPAYQAFEAARANLDQLMARVNEEIEKGIQAGEQSRIILA